The following proteins are co-located in the Agromyces laixinhei genome:
- a CDS encoding protealysin inhibitor emfourin, which yields MDVIVSRSGGIAGMRLTWEVRVDEQPDPDEWYILIDEIPWGETPPLPPEPDRFVYDIRCEPHEATLAERQLTGPWRQLVDRVQETTDPKRRGPRESPPQRPRR from the coding sequence ATGGACGTCATCGTGTCCCGCAGCGGCGGCATCGCCGGCATGAGGCTCACCTGGGAGGTTCGCGTCGACGAGCAGCCGGATCCCGACGAGTGGTACATCCTCATCGACGAGATCCCGTGGGGCGAGACGCCACCGCTGCCGCCCGAGCCCGACCGCTTCGTCTACGACATCCGCTGCGAGCCGCACGAGGCGACCCTCGCCGAGCGACAGCTCACGGGGCCGTGGCGCCAGCTCGTCGATCGAGTGCAGGAGACGACGGATCCGAAACGGCGCGGCCCGCGCGAATCGCCGCCACAGCGCCCCAGGCGATGA
- a CDS encoding lysoplasmalogenase, with protein MTRFRSPVFAFAPYLALSVVHLVLLYIGPAWSVTATKAMLMPLLALAVVLCVRPVGSRDRRAPASLLLAAIALSWGGDVLLSFPGDGWFAAGLVSFLLAHVAYIVLFLRMPRVRRHPPAWSYAYWAWMIVVLGLLLPHAGSLAVPLVLYAAAIGMMAVCASLHTRWIALGGAFFIASDSVLALGRFLPGYEFVAHDFVVMSTYLAAQGLIAWGAVAAIRAGRAVSDPSSPALDRRAGATAP; from the coding sequence GTGACCCGGTTCAGATCGCCCGTCTTCGCGTTCGCCCCGTACCTCGCGCTCTCGGTCGTGCACCTCGTGCTCCTCTACATCGGCCCGGCTTGGAGCGTGACGGCGACCAAGGCGATGCTGATGCCGCTCCTCGCCCTCGCGGTCGTGCTCTGCGTTCGCCCGGTCGGTTCGCGCGACCGCCGTGCGCCGGCGTCGCTGCTGCTCGCCGCCATCGCGTTGTCGTGGGGCGGCGACGTGCTGCTCTCCTTCCCGGGTGACGGATGGTTCGCGGCGGGCCTCGTCTCGTTTCTCCTCGCGCACGTCGCCTACATCGTGCTCTTCCTGCGGATGCCTCGTGTCCGTCGTCACCCGCCGGCATGGTCGTACGCCTACTGGGCGTGGATGATCGTCGTGCTCGGACTCCTCCTGCCGCATGCGGGTTCGCTCGCGGTGCCGCTTGTGCTCTACGCGGCGGCGATCGGAATGATGGCGGTGTGTGCGTCCCTGCACACGAGGTGGATCGCGCTCGGCGGCGCGTTCTTCATCGCCTCGGACTCGGTGCTCGCCCTCGGGCGGTTCCTGCCCGGCTACGAGTTCGTCGCGCACGACTTCGTCGTCATGTCGACCTATCTCGCGGCGCAGGGACTCATCGCCTGGGGCGCTGTGGCGGCGATTCGCGCGGGCCGCGCCGTTTCGGATCCGTCGTCTCCTGCACTCGATCGACGAGCTGGCGCCACGGCCCCGTGA
- a CDS encoding FKBP-type peptidyl-prolyl cis-trans isomerase — MTDTNSKPEIDAPEGPAPIELVIEDIVVGDGVEAQPGSTVDVHYLGVEYDSGEEFDSSWSRGQSINFPLQALISGWQEGIPGMKVGGRRKLTVPPQLAYGPAGGGHQLSGKTLVFVIDLLGVS; from the coding sequence ATGACCGATACGAACAGCAAGCCCGAGATCGACGCTCCCGAGGGGCCGGCTCCCATCGAGCTGGTGATCGAAGACATCGTCGTGGGCGACGGTGTCGAGGCTCAGCCGGGCTCGACCGTCGACGTGCACTACCTCGGCGTCGAGTACGACAGCGGCGAGGAGTTCGATTCCTCGTGGAGCCGCGGCCAGTCCATCAACTTCCCCCTGCAGGCGCTCATCAGCGGCTGGCAGGAGGGCATCCCGGGCATGAAGGTGGGCGGTCGTCGCAAGCTCACCGTGCCCCCGCAGCTCGCCTACGGCCCCGCCGGCGGTGGCCACCAGCTTTCGGGAAAGACCCTCGTCTTCGTGATCGACCTGCTCGGCGTGAGCTGA
- a CDS encoding PrsW family intramembrane metalloprotease: MTSGAQQHGQNPAPSPAQNPAQNPSPTPPIWNAPPKSRGGGLAFAIVGIVVAGLVALLVIAYLASGLGVPTLLIGSLLALVPLALVLLAVRWVDRWEPEPRWALWFAFLWGAAVSVAIALVVDLGVQLAMAFAETGGTPDEALQAVVQAPIVEELAKGVGVLAIFAFSRSHFDGPVDGLVYAATVAAGFAFTENVLYFGAALAEGGAQTLGATFVVRGLFSPFAHVLFTVCTGLAIGIGARRGGGVGVVGWFLFGLLGATLLHALWNGSLTFADDAIGLYFTVQVPIFIFAVVITVLLRRQEVRVTRRRLAEYASAGWFSAAEVEMLATPAGRRQAKAWAKMQTPARTAAMRKLITDATHLAFTRQRIAAGLAKDATFAEEQGLLAAVVEDRRILLS; the protein is encoded by the coding sequence GTGACCTCCGGCGCCCAGCAACACGGCCAGAACCCTGCCCCGAGTCCTGCCCAGAACCCTGCCCAGAACCCGTCGCCCACGCCGCCGATCTGGAACGCCCCGCCGAAGTCGCGCGGCGGCGGACTGGCGTTCGCGATCGTCGGCATCGTGGTCGCCGGACTCGTGGCGCTCCTCGTCATCGCCTACCTGGCGAGCGGCCTGGGCGTCCCGACGCTCCTGATCGGATCGCTCCTCGCGCTCGTGCCGCTCGCGCTCGTGCTGCTCGCCGTGCGCTGGGTCGACCGCTGGGAGCCCGAACCGCGCTGGGCGCTCTGGTTCGCCTTCCTCTGGGGAGCCGCCGTCTCGGTGGCGATCGCCCTCGTCGTCGACCTCGGCGTGCAACTCGCGATGGCGTTCGCCGAAACCGGGGGCACCCCCGATGAGGCGTTGCAGGCCGTCGTGCAGGCGCCGATCGTCGAGGAACTCGCGAAGGGCGTCGGCGTGCTGGCGATCTTCGCCTTCTCGCGCTCCCACTTCGACGGACCCGTCGACGGGCTCGTCTACGCCGCGACTGTCGCCGCGGGTTTCGCGTTCACCGAGAACGTGCTCTACTTCGGCGCCGCGCTCGCCGAGGGCGGCGCGCAGACGCTCGGAGCAACCTTCGTCGTGCGGGGCCTCTTCTCCCCGTTCGCCCATGTGCTCTTCACGGTGTGCACGGGACTCGCCATCGGCATCGGCGCCCGGCGCGGCGGGGGAGTCGGGGTCGTCGGATGGTTCCTGTTCGGCCTCCTCGGCGCGACGCTGCTGCACGCGCTCTGGAACGGCTCGCTCACCTTCGCCGACGATGCGATCGGCCTCTACTTCACCGTGCAGGTGCCGATCTTCATCTTCGCCGTCGTGATCACAGTGCTCCTTCGCCGCCAAGAGGTGCGAGTCACCCGGCGCCGGCTCGCCGAGTATGCGTCGGCCGGATGGTTCAGTGCCGCCGAGGTCGAGATGCTCGCGACTCCGGCCGGGCGGCGGCAGGCCAAGGCGTGGGCGAAGATGCAGACCCCGGCGCGTACTGCGGCCATGCGCAAGCTCATCACGGATGCCACGCATCTCGCGTTCACCCGCCAGCGCATCGCCGCCGGGCTCGCGAAGGACGCCACCTTCGCCGAGGAGCAGGGTCTGCTCGCCGCGGTCGTCGAGGATCGTCGGATCCTGCTGAGTTGA
- a CDS encoding FAD-binding oxidoreductase — protein MQNAVVTLLRTAIGDAVSTLPADLDAVREDRSGRRSVTRPIALVHATSVAEVQAVMRVADETGTAVVPRGAGTGLAGGAIASPGAIVLDVSRMNRVLEVSEADELAVVEPGVLNGDLNDALAPLGLWFAPDPASRAISSIGGNIATNAGGLLCAKYGVTREAVLGLAVVLADGRLLRTGHRTVKGVTGYDLTALLTGSEGTLGIIVEATVRLRPITPGETVTVAAVFPDVESAAAASAAVTAARLRPAVLELIDSAGLARIAAHLGAHGLAGTPLESLAPAETFLLAQSDDAGAAGEAEAIARLFTAAGGRVSRSADAAMGDRLLGIRRAMHPALAASGQVLIEDVAVPRSRLPQMFRAIEEIGRRYGVEIPVVAHAGDGNLHPNFVFTGEEVPAHVWAAADEMFRTAVALGGTLTGEHGVGILKRRWLADELGDDSFELQRGIKALFDPKGIFNPGVMFEAPDAPAR, from the coding sequence ATGCAGAACGCCGTCGTCACCCTCTTGCGCACGGCGATCGGCGATGCCGTCTCCACCCTGCCGGCCGATCTCGATGCGGTTCGTGAAGATCGCTCGGGCCGGCGCAGCGTCACGCGGCCGATTGCGCTCGTGCACGCGACATCCGTTGCCGAAGTGCAGGCCGTCATGCGCGTCGCCGACGAGACCGGCACCGCCGTCGTGCCGCGCGGCGCCGGCACGGGCCTCGCCGGCGGGGCCATCGCGAGCCCCGGCGCGATCGTGCTCGACGTGTCGCGCATGAACCGCGTGCTCGAGGTCTCCGAGGCAGACGAACTCGCCGTCGTCGAGCCGGGCGTGCTGAACGGTGACCTGAACGATGCGCTCGCCCCGCTCGGGCTCTGGTTCGCGCCCGACCCCGCGAGTCGCGCGATCTCGTCGATCGGCGGCAACATCGCCACCAACGCCGGCGGGCTCCTCTGCGCCAAGTACGGCGTCACGCGCGAGGCCGTGCTCGGCCTCGCCGTCGTGCTCGCCGACGGTCGACTGCTGCGTACGGGCCACCGCACCGTGAAGGGCGTGACGGGGTACGACCTCACGGCGCTCCTCACCGGCTCCGAGGGCACACTCGGCATCATCGTCGAGGCGACCGTGCGGCTGCGGCCGATCACGCCGGGCGAGACGGTCACCGTCGCGGCGGTGTTTCCCGACGTCGAGTCGGCGGCCGCGGCATCCGCAGCCGTCACCGCCGCGCGACTGCGCCCGGCGGTGCTCGAACTCATCGACTCGGCGGGGCTCGCTCGCATCGCCGCCCATCTCGGGGCGCATGGGCTCGCGGGCACCCCGCTCGAGTCGCTCGCGCCCGCCGAGACCTTCCTCCTCGCCCAGAGCGACGACGCCGGCGCCGCCGGCGAGGCTGAGGCGATCGCACGTCTGTTCACGGCCGCGGGCGGCCGGGTCAGCCGATCAGCGGATGCCGCGATGGGCGACCGCCTGCTCGGCATCCGTCGTGCCATGCACCCGGCGCTCGCGGCGTCGGGGCAGGTGCTCATCGAAGACGTCGCCGTGCCACGCTCCCGGCTGCCGCAGATGTTCCGTGCAATCGAGGAGATCGGCCGCCGGTACGGTGTCGAGATCCCCGTCGTCGCGCATGCCGGTGACGGCAACCTGCACCCGAACTTCGTGTTCACGGGCGAGGAGGTGCCCGCGCACGTCTGGGCCGCGGCCGACGAGATGTTCCGCACGGCGGTCGCACTCGGCGGCACGCTCACGGGCGAGCACGGCGTCGGCATCCTGAAGCGGCGCTGGCTCGCCGACGAACTCGGTGACGACTCCTTCGAGTTGCAGCGGGGCATCAAGGCGCTCTTCGATCCGAAGGGCATCTTCAACCCGGGGGTCATGTTCGAGGCGCCCGACGCACCCGCTCGATAG
- a CDS encoding AlkA N-terminal domain-containing protein, protein MQARDARFDGQFITGVHSTGIYCRPSCPAVAPKPSNVSFYLTAAAAHEAGLRACKRCLPDAVPGSPQWDLRDDLSARAMRLIADGVVEREGVPGLAARLSYTPRHLTRVLTAELGAGPLALARAHRAQTARALLTSTALPAADVAFASGFGSIRQFNDTVREVYERSPLELRAAARLRERRATTTDHEPGAAIDGGVVRLRLPARAPFDAAGVFGWLAARALDGVERAGDLRYARTLRLPGGPGIVAFTASAAAESPAIEVEARLATLADLPPLVARVRRLFDLDADAVAIDAALSKDPALAASVAETPGIRVPGCLDPHELVFRALVGQQVSVKAARTTLARLAAELGERVAPPSTSTQSPSMPSTSAWPADNAPTTLFPSAAAIAEHGHAVLKGPAARVRTILDVAARLESGSLVVAAECERDELAAELLVVPGIGPWTAGYVAMRVTRAPDVLLTGDLALRSGAERMGLPSAAAELAALGARWAPWRSYASMHLWRAAGTQV, encoded by the coding sequence ATGCAGGCGCGCGACGCCCGCTTCGACGGGCAATTCATCACGGGAGTGCATTCGACGGGCATCTACTGCCGGCCGAGCTGCCCGGCGGTCGCGCCGAAGCCGTCGAACGTCAGCTTCTACCTCACCGCAGCGGCCGCGCACGAAGCGGGGCTGAGGGCATGTAAGCGCTGCCTGCCCGACGCGGTGCCCGGCTCTCCCCAGTGGGACCTGCGCGACGACCTCTCGGCCCGCGCCATGCGTCTCATCGCCGACGGCGTCGTCGAGCGCGAGGGGGTGCCCGGGCTCGCCGCACGGCTGAGCTATACCCCGCGTCACCTCACTCGCGTGCTCACGGCCGAGCTCGGCGCGGGGCCGCTCGCGTTGGCACGCGCCCATCGGGCACAGACCGCGCGGGCCCTGCTCACCTCGACCGCACTGCCTGCGGCCGATGTGGCCTTCGCCTCGGGGTTCGGCAGCATCCGCCAGTTCAACGACACGGTGCGCGAGGTCTACGAGCGCAGCCCGCTCGAACTCCGTGCAGCCGCGCGCCTGCGCGAGCGGCGCGCAACGACGACCGACCATGAACCGGGCGCGGCGATCGATGGCGGGGTCGTGCGGCTTCGCCTGCCGGCTCGCGCGCCCTTCGACGCTGCGGGCGTCTTCGGCTGGCTCGCGGCTCGAGCCCTCGACGGTGTCGAGCGCGCGGGCGACCTCCGCTATGCGCGCACCCTTCGCCTCCCGGGCGGCCCGGGCATCGTCGCCTTCACCGCGTCCGCCGCCGCCGAGTCGCCCGCGATCGAGGTCGAGGCGCGCCTCGCCACGCTCGCCGACCTTCCACCGCTCGTCGCTCGGGTGCGCCGACTCTTCGACCTCGACGCCGACGCCGTGGCCATCGACGCGGCGCTCTCGAAAGACCCCGCGCTCGCCGCATCCGTTGCCGAGACTCCCGGCATCCGCGTGCCCGGGTGCCTCGATCCCCACGAACTCGTCTTCCGCGCTCTCGTCGGGCAGCAGGTCTCGGTGAAGGCGGCCCGCACGACGCTCGCCCGGCTCGCCGCCGAACTCGGCGAGCGCGTGGCGCCGCCGAGCACGTCGACGCAGAGCCCTTCGATGCCGAGTACGTCGGCGTGGCCGGCCGACAATGCGCCCACGACGCTGTTCCCGTCGGCGGCGGCGATCGCCGAGCACGGTCATGCCGTGCTCAAGGGGCCGGCAGCGCGCGTGCGCACCATCCTCGATGTCGCGGCGCGACTCGAGTCCGGCTCGCTCGTCGTCGCCGCCGAATGCGAACGTGACGAGCTGGCGGCCGAGCTCCTCGTGGTGCCCGGCATCGGCCCGTGGACGGCCGGCTACGTCGCGATGCGAGTGACCCGCGCACCCGATGTGCTCCTGACGGGCGATCTGGCACTGCGGAGCGGCGCCGAACGCATGGGGTTGCCGTCAGCGGCCGCCGAACTCGCCGCGCTCGGGGCGCGATGGGCACCGTGGCGCAGCTATGCCTCGATGCACCTGTGGCGCGCCGCGGGCACACAGGTCTGA
- a CDS encoding fumarylacetoacetate hydrolase family protein, producing the protein MKFAHLRVEGQTTPRLAAVISESALFLDEFMERSPRDLQDLIERGSDGLTEVRTVVDTAVSLGAELTPVAALRHSSAVLRPAQVIAIGANYAAHASELKLRSETAMTIFSLWPNSLAAHGATTTWPEDLSTQVDYEAELGVIIGRPTRGVHARDALDHVWGYTVVNDITARDIQFSEAQWSRCKSFDGFTPTGPVVVTADEIPDPQNLWLTTNLDGAIMQDASTADMVRSVAEIVSLLSRSATIPAGTLISTGSPGGAGYSRKPPVFLRDGSTVTVSIEGIGSLSTHCKVV; encoded by the coding sequence GTGAAGTTCGCGCATCTGAGAGTCGAAGGCCAGACCACCCCTCGACTCGCGGCTGTGATCTCCGAGTCCGCACTCTTCCTCGACGAGTTCATGGAACGGTCGCCGCGCGACCTGCAAGATCTCATCGAGCGCGGCTCCGACGGCCTCACCGAGGTGCGCACCGTCGTCGACACGGCCGTCTCACTCGGCGCCGAACTGACGCCGGTGGCCGCCCTCCGGCACTCATCGGCCGTGCTGCGCCCGGCACAGGTCATCGCGATCGGTGCGAACTACGCCGCGCACGCTTCCGAGCTGAAGCTCCGCTCCGAGACGGCGATGACGATCTTCTCGCTCTGGCCGAACTCGCTCGCGGCGCACGGCGCTACGACGACCTGGCCCGAAGACCTCTCGACCCAGGTCGACTACGAGGCAGAACTCGGCGTGATCATCGGGCGACCCACTCGCGGTGTGCACGCGCGCGACGCACTCGACCACGTGTGGGGCTACACCGTCGTGAACGACATCACGGCACGCGACATCCAGTTCAGCGAGGCGCAATGGTCACGCTGCAAGTCGTTCGACGGCTTCACCCCCACCGGGCCCGTGGTCGTCACGGCCGATGAGATCCCCGATCCGCAGAACCTCTGGCTCACCACGAACCTCGACGGCGCCATCATGCAAGACGCCTCGACCGCCGACATGGTGCGAAGCGTCGCCGAGATCGTCTCGCTGCTCTCGCGGTCGGCCACGATTCCCGCCGGCACGCTCATCTCAACCGGCAGCCCCGGTGGTGCGGGCTATTCCCGCAAGCCCCCGGTGTTCCTGCGTGACGGATCGACCGTCACGGTGAGCATCGAGGGCATCGGGTCGCTCTCGACGCACTGCAAGGTCGTCTGA
- a CDS encoding aspartate ammonia-lyase: MHEPTEPVTDPIDAAQIDAAQTDPTLLESAAQPPTRTETDSLGAVEVPADAYWGVHTMRALENFPISKRPISVYPDLIVALASVKQAAARANREVGVLSDQKAAWIDDACQRIIEGEHHEQFVVGVIQGGAGTSTNMNANEVIANLALEIAGYGKGRYDVLHPIDDVNRSQSTNDTYPTAVKLAMTFSLTTMLRELDLLRVAFGRKGHEFHEVLKVGRTQLQDAVPMTLGQEFHSFATTLGEDHERLSETIKLLSEVNLGATAIGTGITADPGYAAAVVRHLSAITGLRLVSAPDLIEATSDTGVFMTFSSALKRSAIKLSKICNDLRLLSSGPQAGFGEINLPPKQAGSSIMPGKVNPVIPEAVSQVAYAVAGADVTVMMAAENGQLQLNAFEPVIAHSLLQSITWMRQACWTLRVNCVDGITANVARLDAMVASSVGVITALIPFIGYVAASTLAKLALTTGRPVADLVVEAGLMSREAVMAQLQPSKLSGIRPITMAMPLVDLKGEPSE; encoded by the coding sequence ATGCACGAGCCCACCGAACCCGTCACCGACCCCATCGACGCGGCGCAGATCGACGCGGCACAGACAGACCCGACGCTCCTCGAAAGCGCTGCACAGCCGCCGACCCGCACCGAGACCGACTCGCTCGGTGCGGTGGAGGTGCCGGCAGACGCCTACTGGGGCGTGCACACGATGCGTGCACTCGAGAACTTCCCGATCTCCAAGCGCCCGATCTCGGTCTACCCCGACCTCATCGTGGCACTCGCCTCGGTCAAGCAGGCCGCCGCGCGTGCCAACCGCGAGGTCGGCGTGCTCAGCGACCAGAAGGCCGCATGGATCGACGACGCGTGCCAGCGCATCATCGAGGGCGAGCATCACGAGCAGTTCGTGGTCGGCGTCATCCAGGGCGGCGCGGGCACCTCGACGAACATGAACGCGAACGAGGTCATCGCGAACCTCGCGCTCGAGATCGCGGGCTACGGCAAGGGCCGATACGACGTGCTGCACCCGATCGACGACGTCAACCGCAGCCAGTCGACGAACGACACCTACCCCACGGCCGTCAAGCTCGCGATGACATTCTCGCTCACGACGATGCTGCGTGAACTCGACCTGCTTCGCGTCGCGTTCGGTCGCAAGGGACACGAGTTCCACGAGGTGCTGAAGGTCGGTCGCACCCAGCTGCAAGACGCGGTGCCGATGACGCTCGGCCAGGAGTTCCACAGCTTCGCGACGACGCTCGGCGAAGACCATGAGCGGCTCTCCGAAACGATCAAGCTCCTCTCCGAGGTGAACCTCGGCGCGACCGCGATCGGCACCGGCATCACCGCCGACCCCGGTTACGCCGCCGCTGTTGTGCGGCACCTGAGCGCCATCACCGGGCTCCGTCTCGTGTCGGCGCCCGACCTCATCGAGGCGACGAGCGACACCGGCGTCTTCATGACCTTCTCGAGCGCGCTCAAGCGCAGCGCGATCAAGCTCTCGAAGATCTGCAACGACCTGCGCCTGCTCTCGTCGGGTCCGCAGGCGGGGTTCGGCGAGATCAACCTGCCTCCGAAGCAGGCCGGGTCGAGCATCATGCCGGGCAAGGTGAACCCGGTCATTCCCGAAGCGGTCAGCCAGGTCGCCTATGCGGTGGCCGGGGCGGATGTCACGGTGATGATGGCCGCCGAGAACGGTCAGCTGCAGCTGAACGCCTTCGAGCCGGTCATCGCGCACTCGCTCCTGCAATCGATCACGTGGATGCGCCAGGCCTGCTGGACGCTGCGAGTCAACTGCGTCGACGGCATCACGGCCAACGTCGCTCGCCTCGATGCGATGGTCGCCTCGAGCGTCGGTGTGATCACGGCACTCATTCCGTTCATCGGGTACGTCGCGGCATCCACGCTGGCGAAACTCGCGCTGACGACCGGCCGGCCCGTCGCCGATCTCGTGGTCGAAGCAGGGCTCATGAGCCGCGAGGCCGTCATGGCGCAGTTGCAGCCCTCGAAGCTCTCTGGCATCCGCCCGATCACGATGGCGATGCCGCTCGTCGACCTGAAGGGCGAACCGAGCGAGTGA
- a CDS encoding NCS2 family permease, which translates to MTTETTPSAHTEPTPGASPEASQQSKQPRHPVDRFFEITKRGSTVATEVRGGIVTFVTMAYIVILNPIILSAGIDIDGDQLGFAQVSAVTGLTAGVMTILFGLVARLPFGFAAGLGINSFLAVSVVGQVTWPEAMGLVVVNGLIIVLLAATGLRRLIFNAVPIQLKLAITVGIGLFIAFIGFVNAGFVTTTGASSPPVGLGVAGSVATVPTLVFIFTLLLTGILMARKVKGGILIGLVSGTVVAVAVEAIWDLGPMFAGEEFNAGGWSLSVPEFTGSIVSLPDLSLVGQVSFGSFERIGVLAAVMLVFTLVFTNFFDAMGTMTGLSKEAQLADAKGDFPRLKSALIVEGVGAVAGGYASASSNTVFIESGAGIGEGARTGLANIVTGLLFLAAMFFTPLVSIVPTEVASAALVIVGALMMAQIKHIDFTDFSVLLPVFLAVTVMPLTYSIANGIGAGFIAWVVVRSLSGKAREIAPLLWIVAAGFLLFFARGPVEALFAG; encoded by the coding sequence ATGACCACCGAAACAACCCCGAGCGCGCACACCGAGCCGACCCCCGGCGCGTCTCCCGAAGCGTCGCAGCAGAGCAAGCAGCCGCGGCATCCCGTCGATCGGTTCTTCGAGATCACCAAGCGCGGCTCCACCGTCGCGACCGAGGTACGCGGCGGCATCGTCACCTTCGTGACGATGGCCTACATCGTGATCCTCAACCCGATCATCCTGTCGGCGGGCATCGACATCGACGGCGACCAGCTCGGGTTCGCTCAGGTCTCGGCCGTCACGGGCCTGACCGCCGGCGTCATGACGATCCTGTTCGGTCTCGTCGCCCGCCTGCCGTTCGGCTTCGCCGCGGGGCTCGGCATCAACTCGTTCCTCGCGGTCTCCGTCGTCGGCCAGGTCACCTGGCCCGAGGCGATGGGACTCGTGGTCGTCAACGGCCTCATCATCGTGCTGCTCGCGGCCACCGGCCTCCGCCGCCTGATCTTCAACGCCGTGCCGATCCAGTTGAAGCTCGCGATCACCGTCGGCATCGGTCTCTTCATCGCCTTCATCGGATTCGTGAACGCGGGCTTCGTCACCACGACCGGCGCATCGTCGCCGCCCGTCGGTCTCGGTGTCGCGGGTTCCGTCGCAACCGTGCCGACCCTCGTCTTCATCTTCACCCTGCTGCTCACGGGCATCCTCATGGCGCGGAAGGTCAAGGGCGGCATTCTCATCGGCCTCGTCTCGGGCACGGTGGTCGCGGTCGCCGTCGAGGCGATCTGGGACCTCGGGCCGATGTTCGCAGGCGAGGAGTTCAACGCGGGCGGCTGGAGCCTCTCGGTTCCCGAGTTCACCGGCTCGATCGTGAGCCTGCCCGACCTCTCGCTCGTCGGCCAGGTCTCGTTCGGCAGCTTCGAACGCATCGGCGTGCTCGCGGCCGTCATGCTCGTCTTCACGCTCGTCTTCACGAACTTCTTCGATGCCATGGGCACGATGACCGGGCTTTCGAAAGAGGCTCAGCTGGCCGACGCGAAGGGCGACTTCCCCCGGCTGAAGTCCGCGCTGATCGTCGAGGGCGTCGGCGCCGTCGCGGGCGGCTACGCCTCGGCATCGTCGAACACGGTCTTCATCGAGTCGGGCGCGGGCATCGGCGAAGGCGCGCGCACGGGCCTCGCGAACATCGTGACGGGCCTGCTGTTCCTCGCTGCGATGTTCTTCACGCCCCTCGTCTCGATCGTGCCGACCGAGGTGGCCTCCGCCGCACTCGTCATCGTGGGTGCGCTCATGATGGCCCAGATCAAGCACATCGACTTCACCGACTTCTCGGTGCTCCTGCCGGTGTTCCTCGCGGTCACCGTCATGCCGCTCACGTACTCGATCGCGAACGGCATCGGCGCGGGCTTCATCGCCTGGGTCGTGGTTCGTTCGCTCTCCGGCAAGGCTCGCGAGATCGCCCCGCTGCTCTGGATCGTCGCAGCGGGCTTCCTCCTCTTCTTCGCTCGCGGTCCGGTCGAAGCGCTCTTCGCCGGCTGA
- a CDS encoding peptidase: MLAFLLVFVSAMIATVVVVSAYSLGVRLLTYSGRTPIVTPAEFTDAITVVTPAEIRQAEKRAAKAARKSPLSEGQKRAAFVGAWACFALSGIAVIFGIYLIVGEHIIKLFS; the protein is encoded by the coding sequence ATGCTCGCCTTCCTCCTGGTCTTCGTCTCCGCGATGATCGCCACGGTCGTGGTCGTCTCCGCCTACTCCCTCGGCGTCAGGCTGCTGACGTACTCCGGGCGCACGCCCATCGTGACGCCGGCCGAGTTCACCGACGCGATCACCGTGGTGACGCCGGCCGAGATCCGCCAGGCCGAGAAGCGGGCGGCCAAGGCGGCCAGGAAGAGCCCGTTGAGCGAGGGGCAGAAGCGCGCGGCGTTCGTCGGTGCGTGGGCGTGTTTCGCTCTCAGCGGCATCGCCGTGATCTTCGGCATCTACCTGATCGTCGGCGAGCACATCATCAAACTGTTCAGCTGA